The genomic DNA GCGCGCTCACCGGCATCATCGACTGGGACGGCGCGTGCGCCGGCGATCCCCGCTTCGACCTCGTGCGGTTCGCGTACGACCTCGACGGCCACGATCAGCCGGTCTGGGACGTCGTCGAGGCGACGGGCATCGAGCCACGCGTGCTCCGGGCGCACGTCGCCCACCACGCGCTGCGGTGCACGTCCTGGCAGATCCGCCACCACCCCGAAGACGCGCCCCGCCAGCTCGATCGCGCCGAGCGCGTCCTCGATCGGCACGGCGCCTAGCAGCCGGCGACCGCTCAGCTGCCCGCGTCGTGCGCTCGCGCGTACGTTGGCTCGCCGGGGCGGTCCCGCTGACGCCGGAGG from Acidimicrobiales bacterium includes the following:
- a CDS encoding phosphotransferase, producing MSAAGADLLPWGASVVDTLTVGVDGWAMHEPLRSGGRRSAAVLDRVEALGADADPAWFPGDDGALTGIIDWDGACAGDPRFDLVRFAYDLDGHDQPVWDVVEATGIEPRVLRAHVAHHALRCTSWQIRHHPEDAPRQLDRAERVLDRHGA